From Lycium ferocissimum isolate CSIRO_LF1 chromosome 12, AGI_CSIRO_Lferr_CH_V1, whole genome shotgun sequence, one genomic window encodes:
- the LOC132039282 gene encoding uncharacterized protein LOC132039282, whose amino-acid sequence MRDKDPKLGTNKTSSMTAQPEGPSIDLEEYSASKTLIPFDQPVPLLRGPIRAGPQEETAGRFILAFKDPISWASAYKACESQVIQQCESGARIGCSIVASDKCKTPWWKSFPGSASNQDFAERARCEEREMEACLE is encoded by the exons ATGAGAGACAAG GATCCAAAATTGGGTACAAACAAAACTTCGTCTATGACAGCTCAACCAGAAGGGCCATCAATCGACCTTGAGGAATACTCTGCATCAAAGACTCTGATTCCTTTTGACCAACCAGTCCCTCTACTTCGAGGTCCCATCAGGGCTGGCCCACAAGAAGAAACAGCTGGGCGATTCATCCTCGCATTTAAAGACCCTATCTCCTGGGCCTCTGCATACAAAGCTTGTGAGTctcaagttattcaacaatGTGAATCCGGAGCTAGGATTGGTTGCTCCATCGTAGCCTCAGACAAATGTAAAACCCCTTGGTGGAAGTCATTCCCTGGCAGTGCTTCCAATCAAGACTTTGCAGAGAGGGCGAGATGTGAAGAACGtgaaatggaggcttgcctCGAA
- the LOC132041093 gene encoding DNA (cytosine-5)-methyltransferase CMT3-like: MPSKRKASPATKPELSPASRKSKRRVVVEKPDPVAAVVLDDSDFESEQPVKKSSTRRAKKAESSSVVAACQSENSDMKSKRRTKTDENPVVVCQSGSSDMKTKSPAVEKAEISVVADSDFVSEFDSTKQAAIKAESVVDLHDAECDFVEDEDETEQGSLKKNLSISPSKRKPKRVENVKDEECVFVGEPIPDAEARQKWPHRYNKGNANGTKSINGQDDSDQLIQAKRHYSQAEVDGLIYYLEDDAHVKAGDGEDDYICKIVEFFEAVDGVQYFTAQWFYRAKDTVIKRHDQFIDKKRVFLSEIKDDNPIDCLVTRLKIVPVPSNATLQFKENVKSNCDFYYAMKYLLPYSSFISLPPDSTSPVSSSSTISSDVDAGEVKEHNLEKKLLDLYSGCGAMSTGLCLGANSKGVKLVTKWAVDLNPYACDSLRLNHPESQVRNEYASDFLSLLKEWVQLCVSCSLVKSSVPPHPLLKVTDEVDEEEDDDEGDDSDDVTEGEIFEVEELLEVCYGDPNNVNKPGLYFKVRWRGYGPDEDTWEPIDGLSECPKKIKEFVAKGFKANLLPLPGDVDVVCGGPPCQGISGFNRFRNKENPMDDPKNKQLDVYMDIVDFLKPRFVLMENVVDLIKFADGFLGRYALSRLVGMNYQARMGMMAAGAYGLPQFRMRVFMFGAVSSEKLPQYPLPTHKVIVRGVIPTEFESNTVAYDQGGELELKKELFLGDALSDLPSVENNEPRDEIPYTDEPKSDFQHFIRLGRDGMLGSVLYDHRPLKLNDDDYQRVCQIPKRKGANFRDLPGVRVRPDNKVEWDPDVERVKLPSGKPLVPDYAMSFVGGSSSKPFGRLWWDETVPTVVTRAEPHNQTIIHPLQDRVLTIRENARLQGFPDYYKLIGPIKERYMQVGNAVAVPVARALGYSLAMSMKGLSGETPLFSLPKNFPSHEEQICNEVSQ, translated from the exons ATGCCGAGCAAACGTAAAGCATCTCCGGCGACTAAACCGGAGTTATCTCCGGCGAGTAGGAAATCAAAGAGACGTGTTGTGGTTGAAAAACCAGATCCAGTAGCAGCAGTAGTGTTAGATGATAGCGATTTTGAATCTGAACAACCTGTTAAGAAATCATCTACTAGACGAGCAAAAAAAGCTGAAAGTAGTTCAGTTGTTGCAGCTTGTCAATCTGAAAACAGTGACATGAAGTCGAAAAGGCGAACAAAGACAGATGAAAATCCAGTTGTTGTTTGTCAATCTGGAAGTAGCGATATGAAGACGAAGAGTCCAGCTGTAGAAAAGGCTGAAATATCTGTTGTAGCTGATAGCGATTTTGTATCGGAGTTTGATTCGACGAAACAAGCAGCAATAAAGGCGGAATCTGTGGTGGATCTTCACGATG CTGAGTGTGATTTTgtggaagatgaagatgaaacAGAGCAAGGGAGTTTGAAAAAGAACTTGTCGATTTCTCCTTCGAAAAGGAAACCTAAGAGAGTTGAGAATGTGAAAGATGAAGAGTGTGTATTTGTAGGTGAACCTATACCGGATGCAGAAGCTCGACAAAAGTGGCCTCATCGCTAT aaTAAGGGGAACGCAAATGGTACTAAGAGCATAAATGG TCAGGATGATTCGGACCAGTTAATTCAAGCTAAGCGCCATTATAGTCAAGCAGAGGTGGATGGTCTGATTTATTATCTCGAGGATGATGCACATGTAAAG GCTGGTGATGGTGAGGATGATTACATCTGTAAGATTGTTGAATTCTTTGAAGCAGTTGATGGCGTGCAGTACTTTACAGCTCAATGGTTTTACAGAGCTAAGGATACT GTTATTAAAAGGCATGATCAGTTCATTGACAAGAAGCGTGTATTCCTTTCTGAAATCAAGGATGATAACCCTATCGACTGCCTTGTGACTAGACTCAAGATTGTTCCTGTGCCTTCAAAT GCAACTTTACAGTTCAAGGAAAATGTAAAATCAAATTGCGATTTTTACTATGCCATGAAATACCTGCTTCCATACTCTTCTTTCATTAGCTTGCCACCTG ACAGTACAAGTCCAGTTAGTTCATCTTCTACTATATCAAGTGACGTCGATGCTGGTGAGGTCAAAGAGCACAATCTGGAAAAGAAGCTCTTGGATCTATATTCAGGATGTGGAGCAATGTCCACGGGGCTATGCCTGGGTGCTAATAGCAAAGGCGTTAAACTTGTTACT AAATGGGCTGTTGACCTCAACCCATATGCATGCGACAGCTTGAGATTGAACCACCCGGAGTCTCAG GTGAGGAATGAGTATGCCAGTGATTTCTTATCACTTCTGAAGGAGTGGGTGCAGCTTTGTGTCTCTTGTTCATTGGTAAAAAGCAGTGTCCCCCCACACCCTCTTTTGAAAGTAACAGACGAAGTTgacgaagaagaagatgatgatgaagggGACGATTCTGATGATGTTACAGAGGGTGAAATTTTTGAGGTTGAAGAACTTTTAGAAGTTTGTTATGGAGATCCAAATAACGTTAACAAGCCCGGACTTTACTTCAAG GTTCGGTGGAGAGGTTATGGTCCAGACGAAGACACCTGGGAGCCAATAGATGGCTTAAG TGAATGCccgaagaaaataaaagagtttGTGGCCAAAGGCTTCAAAGCAAATCTTTTGCCGTTGCCG ggggatgttgatgttgtatgCGGTGGACCACCTTGCCAAGGAATCAGTGGATTCAACCGTTTTAGGAATAAAGAGAATCCGATGGACGATCCAAAAAATAAACAACTTGATGTCTACATGGACATAGTGGATTTTCTGAAACCAAGGTTTGTATTAATGGAGAACGTGGTGGACCTTATCAAATTTGCCGATGGTTTCCTTGGGCGGTATGCATTGAGCAGACTCGTAGGGATGAATTACCAAGCAAGGATGGGGATGATGGCAGCTGGTGCTTATGGTCTTCCGCAATTTCGTATGCGCGTGTTCATGTTTGGTGCTGTTTCGTCAGAG AAGTTGCCACAGTATCCATTGCCCACGCATAAAGTTATTGTGAGGGGTGTTATTCCTACAGAGTTTGAG TCAAACACAGTTGCATATGATCAAGGCGGGGAACTTGAGTTAAAGAAAGAACTCTTTCTTGGTGATGCCCTTTCTGATCTTCCTTCG GTGGAGAATAATGAGCCAAGAGATGAAATTCCTTACACTGATGAGCCCAAATCTGATTTCCAGCATTTTATAAGATTGGGGAGGGATG GGATGCTGGGAAGTGTTCTATACGATCATCGTCCTCTTAAGCTGAATGATGATGACTATCAGCGTGTATGTCAAATTCCCAAGCGGAAG GGTGCAAACTTCAGGGACTTGCCTGGAGTTCGTGTTCGGCCAGATAATAAAGTTGAATGGGACCCGGATGTGGAGAGAGTAAAACTACCCTCGGGGAAGCctttg GTCCCTGACTATGCTATGAGCTTCGTTGGTGGTAGTTCCTCAAA ACCATTTGGTCGTTTGTGGTGGGATGAAACTGTGCCGACAGTTGTGACAAGAGCTGAACCCCATAATCAG ACAATAATACATCCACTGCAAGATAGAGTGCTTACAATTCGTGAAAATGCAAGGCTCCAAGGTTTTCCTGACTACTACAAATTGATTGGGCCTATAAAAGAAAG GTACATGCAAGTAGGTAATGCAGTTGCTGTTCCAGTTGCCCGAGCTCTAGGCTATTCTTTGGCCATGTCGATGAAGGGATTATCTGGAGAAACACCATTGTTCTCATTGCCAAAAAACTTCCCATCTCACGAAGAACAGATTTGTAATGAAGTGTCCCAATAA